From one Caldichromatium japonicum genomic stretch:
- a CDS encoding TRAP transporter substrate-binding protein encodes MQRRDFLKTAGIGALAAGAALPARAEGPVIKWRLASSFPKSLDTIYGGGETLAKRVAELTDGRFEIRVFAGGELVPAFGVLDAVQQGTVECGHTASYYYYGKNKALALETTLPFGLNTRQLTAWVLADEGMRLLRELFAEYNIINFPGGSTGAQMGGWYRREIHSLEDLKGLKIRIPGFGAEIFSRLGAVPQSLPGGEIYPALERGTIDAAEWTVPYDDEKLGFHKVAKYYYYPGWWETGTHLVFYVNKDRWAELPPSYQAAFEVAARDAHLSMLALYDAKNPSALQRLIAEGAEFRRFPDDVLLKAYEAAHAFYAEESARNPAFKQLYESMMSFQERADLWWGVSELPMANLRQALRRKR; translated from the coding sequence ATGCAGCGACGTGATTTTTTAAAAACCGCAGGCATAGGCGCGCTTGCTGCCGGCGCCGCATTGCCGGCACGCGCCGAAGGGCCGGTGATCAAATGGCGCCTGGCCTCGAGTTTCCCCAAGAGTCTGGATACCATCTATGGCGGTGGCGAAACGCTTGCCAAACGGGTCGCGGAGCTCACCGACGGGCGCTTCGAGATCCGGGTCTTTGCCGGCGGCGAGCTGGTCCCGGCCTTCGGGGTATTGGATGCCGTACAGCAAGGGACGGTCGAATGCGGTCACACGGCGTCTTATTATTACTATGGCAAGAACAAGGCGCTGGCGCTTGAGACCACCCTGCCCTTTGGCCTCAATACTCGGCAATTGACCGCCTGGGTGCTGGCCGATGAGGGGATGCGCCTGCTGCGCGAGCTCTTTGCCGAATACAACATCATCAACTTCCCTGGCGGCAGCACCGGCGCCCAGATGGGCGGCTGGTATCGGCGCGAGATCCATTCGCTTGAAGACTTAAAGGGCCTCAAGATCCGCATCCCAGGGTTCGGCGCCGAGATCTTCTCGCGCTTGGGGGCGGTCCCCCAATCATTGCCTGGCGGTGAGATCTATCCGGCCTTGGAGCGCGGGACCATCGATGCCGCCGAATGGACTGTGCCCTATGACGATGAAAAGCTCGGCTTTCACAAGGTCGCCAAGTATTACTACTATCCAGGCTGGTGGGAGACGGGCACGCATCTCGTCTTTTATGTCAACAAAGACCGCTGGGCAGAGCTGCCGCCGAGCTATCAGGCCGCCTTCGAGGTCGCGGCACGCGATGCGCATCTCAGCATGCTTGCGCTCTATGACGCCAAAAACCCGTCCGCGCTCCAGCGTTTAATCGCCGAGGGAGCAGAATTTCGGCGCTTTCCCGATGATGTGCTGCTCAAGGCCTATGAGGCCGCACACGCCTTCTATGCCGAAGAATCGGCGAGAAACCCGGCCTTCAAGCAGCTCTATGAATCCATGATGTCCTTCCAGGAACGCGCCGACCTCTGGTGGGGGGTCTCTGAGCTTCCCATGGCCAATCTGAGACAGGCATTAAGGCGTAAACGGTGA
- a CDS encoding hybrid sensor histidine kinase/response regulator, giving the protein MIEEQARILVVDDTLTNVEILLGMLEDSYDTSFALSGRQALELIKRFGNPDLILLDVMMPELDGYAVCAVLKSDPATREIPVIFVTARTDVESEMRALAAGGVDFVHKPVNRAILCARIALHLELKRREQALRAANEELARHRDHLEDLISARVRELAQARDEAESANRAKSVFLTTIGHEFLTPLHQILGLAYLAKQGAQDEHARAQIDALERAAQRLHQLINNLLTLSRAESERLEIKETDFEVAALCSRVMERFAARAAAKGLALEQMLAFEPPLWVRGDDLHLEQVLDALLSNAVKFSEKGRIQLKVGLWERRPHAVRIRFVVVDQGTGLVPEIQGRLFEPFQQGDGSLNRRYEGVGLGLALARRLIKLMGGEMGVESELGQGSTFWFELRLPLGTAPTSETTAVPQASPVLEGEALRQAVEDLAHLLEQNDVTAHTLYFDAPSLYEPALKGREEVFRAALTNYDFETALAVLRAQGDAS; this is encoded by the coding sequence ATGATTGAAGAACAAGCGCGTATCCTGGTCGTCGATGACACCCTGACCAATGTCGAGATCCTGCTCGGGATGCTCGAGGATAGCTATGACACCAGTTTTGCCCTGTCGGGGCGGCAGGCATTGGAGCTGATCAAGCGGTTCGGCAATCCCGATCTGATTCTCCTCGATGTCATGATGCCTGAGCTAGATGGCTATGCGGTCTGCGCCGTCTTGAAGTCCGATCCAGCAACGCGCGAGATCCCGGTGATCTTCGTCACTGCACGCACCGATGTCGAAAGCGAGATGCGAGCGTTGGCCGCCGGCGGGGTCGATTTTGTCCATAAACCGGTCAACAGGGCGATCCTGTGCGCGCGCATTGCCTTACACCTCGAGCTCAAGCGCCGTGAGCAGGCACTACGCGCTGCCAACGAGGAGCTCGCGCGCCATCGCGATCATCTCGAAGACCTGATCTCGGCGCGGGTGCGCGAGCTTGCCCAGGCGCGCGATGAAGCCGAAAGCGCCAACCGCGCCAAGAGCGTGTTTCTAACCACCATCGGGCATGAGTTCTTGACACCACTGCACCAGATCCTCGGTCTGGCCTATCTTGCCAAACAGGGGGCGCAGGACGAACACGCCCGAGCGCAGATCGATGCCCTGGAACGCGCTGCCCAGCGTTTGCATCAGCTGATCAATAATCTACTCACCCTAAGCCGGGCCGAGTCCGAGCGTCTGGAGATCAAAGAGACCGATTTTGAGGTCGCTGCCCTATGCAGCCGGGTCATGGAACGCTTTGCAGCAAGAGCTGCCGCCAAGGGCCTGGCGCTCGAACAGATGCTGGCCTTTGAGCCTCCCCTGTGGGTGCGCGGCGATGACTTGCATCTCGAACAGGTCCTGGATGCCTTGCTCAGCAATGCCGTCAAGTTTTCGGAAAAGGGGCGGATCCAACTCAAGGTCGGCCTTTGGGAGCGACGCCCGCATGCAGTGCGCATCCGTTTCGTCGTGGTGGATCAGGGGACCGGCCTTGTTCCTGAGATCCAGGGCCGTCTGTTTGAGCCCTTTCAGCAAGGCGATGGTTCGCTCAACCGTAGGTATGAAGGGGTCGGGTTGGGTTTGGCCCTGGCCAGGCGTCTCATCAAGCTCATGGGCGGCGAGATGGGGGTGGAGAGCGAGCTTGGGCAAGGCAGTACCTTTTGGTTCGAGCTGCGTCTGCCCCTCGGTACTGCGCCAACGTCCGAGACTACGGCCGTACCCCAGGCCTCCCCCGTTTTGGAAGGCGAGGCGCTGCGCCAAGCGGTCGAAGACCTGGCGCATCTCCTCGAGCAAAACGATGTCACCGCCCATACCCTCTATTTCGATGCACCGAGTCTCTATGAGCCAGCGCTCAAGGGGCGGGAAGAGGTCTTTCGTGCGGCGTTGACGAACTATGACTTCGAGACCGCCTTGGCTGTATTGCGCGCCCAGGGCGATGCATCCTAA
- a CDS encoding sigma-54-dependent transcriptional regulator — MSATHILVVDDEPDIRGLVKEILEDEGYTVAMAENSEAARHALRDRRPDLILLDIWMPDIDGISLLKEWSDDELPCPVIMMSGHGTIETAVEATRLGAYDFLEKPLSMAKLLLTVERALEASKLQQENIGLRRRSPQVHEPVGRSAVIQRLREQVKRIAQHDTWVLITGEPGSGRETFARYLHSQSARRDRPFIDLCVSALATDNAASELFGVEEQDHIHYGSLEKAAGGTLMLDEVADMDWEAQSKLLGALDSGYFLRVSGREPVRIDVRIIAITQRNLEEEVKAGRFREDLFYHLNVVPLRIPPLHEHPEDVPDLLNFYLDYFATHEKLPYRRFSVGAQNFLRNYHWPGNVRELKNLVQRLLILGAGDEISQCEVELALGAPPPFQQQTIETLVSFDQPLRQAREQFEKAYLDYQLEKHQGNVSKMAKEAGMERTHLYRKLRSLGIEIKERR, encoded by the coding sequence ATGAGCGCAACCCATATCCTGGTCGTCGACGACGAACCCGATATCCGCGGCCTGGTCAAGGAGATCCTGGAGGATGAGGGCTATACCGTGGCTATGGCCGAGAACAGCGAGGCCGCGCGTCACGCCCTGCGCGACCGGCGCCCCGACCTGATCCTGCTCGATATCTGGATGCCCGACATCGATGGGATCTCTTTGCTCAAAGAGTGGTCCGACGACGAGCTGCCTTGTCCGGTGATCATGATGTCGGGTCATGGCACGATCGAGACCGCGGTCGAGGCCACGCGACTGGGGGCTTATGACTTTCTCGAAAAGCCCTTATCGATGGCCAAACTGCTGCTGACCGTGGAACGCGCCCTAGAGGCTAGCAAGCTTCAGCAGGAAAATATCGGGCTTAGGCGGCGCAGCCCCCAGGTCCATGAGCCGGTCGGACGCAGTGCCGTCATCCAGCGTCTGCGCGAACAGGTCAAACGCATCGCCCAACACGACACCTGGGTCCTGATCACTGGGGAACCCGGCAGCGGGCGCGAGACCTTTGCCCGCTATCTCCATTCCCAGAGCGCAAGGCGCGATCGTCCATTCATCGATCTTTGCGTTTCAGCGCTTGCTACCGACAATGCGGCCAGCGAGTTGTTTGGCGTCGAGGAGCAGGACCATATCCATTATGGCAGCCTAGAGAAGGCCGCCGGCGGCACCCTGATGCTCGATGAGGTCGCCGATATGGATTGGGAGGCCCAGTCCAAGCTCTTGGGCGCGCTCGACAGCGGCTATTTCTTGCGTGTCAGCGGGCGCGAGCCGGTGCGCATCGATGTGCGGATCATCGCCATCACCCAGCGCAACCTCGAGGAAGAGGTCAAGGCCGGGCGCTTTCGCGAAGACCTCTTTTATCACCTCAATGTCGTGCCCCTGCGCATCCCTCCGCTGCATGAACACCCCGAGGATGTCCCAGACCTCTTAAACTTCTATCTCGATTATTTCGCCACCCATGAAAAGCTCCCCTACCGGCGTTTTAGCGTTGGTGCCCAGAACTTCCTGCGCAACTATCACTGGCCAGGCAATGTGCGCGAGCTGAAAAACCTGGTCCAGCGTCTCTTGATCCTGGGCGCCGGCGACGAGATCAGCCAATGCGAGGTCGAGCTCGCACTTGGCGCTCCCCCGCCCTTCCAGCAGCAAACCATCGAGACGCTGGTGTCATTCGATCAGCCCCTGCGTCAGGCGCGCGAGCAGTTTGAAAAGGCCTATCTGGATTATCAGCTTGAAAAACATCAAGGGAATGTCAGCAAGATGGCCAAGGAGGCAGGGATGGAGCGGACCCATCTCTACCGCAAGCTGCGCTCGCTGGGGATCGAGATCAAGGAACGCCGCTGA
- a CDS encoding ATP-binding protein: protein MNLTELRVRAERAIAEGQSILSADLDEPRSLELAHLIEELRIYQAELELQNEELNQAQDQLAQAKERYRRLFNDLPVPALVIDGTGFVVEANNQACLALGLSTQVSLRHGAFARFFMPADADRVSMRLRTLDESILPSHLESMHLKADGGVACYDVHLMPLLSQDDGDGDILVVFIDRSAEEGLKTLSAELEQAKLLAEQANSAKSAFLANIGHELRTPLNALMGLSRLLLESREPLSSRQEDYLAKINAAAEALANMINEILDEARLAEGKPKLEAIALSIEDLLTNTRRLFSPIADDKGLRFECLVDPRIPDLLVGDPLRIQQVLNHLVDNALKFTERGGVRVWIERWNAMTANPAPEMGTRRLLPALGDGSTMLSTSTEQPGIRSVCWLRFTVSDTGRGLSPEQQAQLWASRPQADPLANPIPTEAGLGLAISRHVVELMGGQMGVESQVGQGSVFWFEIPLGLPGTASYPVAEVSQAVLADESDVRGTSVQPLDPDAIQIRLKTLACLLDQHLSRARVVSAEIEQSVHGTSLQDNYAPIARMIQRLDFETALQALQHLAKDRGWTLS, encoded by the coding sequence ATGAACCTTACCGAGCTGCGCGTTCGTGCTGAGCGCGCCATCGCCGAGGGTCAGTCTATTCTGTCTGCGGATCTAGATGAGCCCAGATCGCTCGAGCTTGCCCATCTCATCGAGGAATTGCGGATCTATCAGGCCGAGCTCGAACTCCAGAACGAGGAGCTCAATCAGGCCCAGGATCAGCTCGCCCAGGCCAAGGAACGCTATCGGCGGCTATTCAATGATCTGCCAGTGCCGGCGTTGGTGATCGATGGCACGGGGTTCGTCGTAGAGGCCAACAATCAAGCGTGCCTGGCCTTGGGTTTGAGCACCCAGGTCTCCTTGCGTCACGGGGCTTTCGCGCGTTTTTTCATGCCGGCGGATGCCGACCGTGTGTCTATGCGCCTGCGCACCCTGGATGAATCCATCTTGCCGTCTCACCTGGAATCAATGCATCTCAAGGCCGACGGCGGTGTCGCCTGCTATGACGTGCACCTCATGCCGCTGCTGAGCCAGGACGACGGTGACGGCGACATCCTGGTCGTATTCATCGACCGCAGCGCCGAGGAGGGGCTTAAGACACTCTCAGCCGAGTTGGAACAAGCCAAGCTGCTCGCCGAGCAGGCAAATTCAGCCAAGAGCGCCTTTCTCGCCAATATCGGCCATGAACTGCGTACCCCGTTGAATGCGCTCATGGGCCTATCGCGCCTGTTGCTCGAAAGTCGGGAACCTTTGAGCTCCCGGCAGGAGGACTATCTGGCCAAGATCAATGCCGCCGCCGAGGCGCTTGCCAACATGATCAACGAGATCCTGGATGAAGCGCGGCTTGCGGAGGGCAAACCCAAACTCGAAGCGATCGCCCTTAGCATCGAGGACCTCTTGACTAATACGCGACGACTGTTCTCCCCCATTGCTGATGACAAGGGGTTAAGGTTCGAGTGCTTAGTCGATCCGCGTATCCCGGACCTATTGGTCGGTGATCCCTTGCGCATCCAGCAGGTGCTCAATCATCTGGTTGATAATGCCTTAAAGTTCACCGAACGGGGCGGAGTACGGGTCTGGATCGAGCGATGGAACGCGATGACGGCCAATCCTGCCCCTGAGATGGGTACTCGTAGGCTGTTACCTGCGCTGGGAGATGGCAGCACGATGCTATCGACGTCAACTGAGCAACCAGGCATCCGCTCTGTCTGCTGGCTCCGTTTTACGGTGAGCGATACGGGCAGGGGGCTGAGCCCTGAACAGCAGGCACAGCTCTGGGCCAGTCGTCCACAAGCCGACCCACTCGCCAATCCGATCCCTACTGAGGCGGGACTGGGTTTGGCTATCAGCCGGCATGTGGTCGAGCTCATGGGCGGTCAGATGGGGGTTGAGAGTCAGGTAGGTCAGGGGAGTGTCTTTTGGTTCGAGATCCCGCTCGGGCTCCCGGGGACTGCTTCCTATCCAGTCGCTGAGGTCAGTCAGGCAGTTCTAGCGGATGAGTCCGATGTCCGCGGCACTTCGGTCCAGCCGCTTGATCCGGATGCGATCCAGATACGCCTTAAGACCCTGGCCTGTCTGCTCGATCAGCACCTCAGCCGGGCAAGGGTCGTCAGCGCCGAGATCGAGCAATCCGTACATGGCACCTCTTTGCAAGACAACTATGCCCCCATTGCCCGCATGATCCAGCGGCTCGATTTCGAGACTGCGCTCCAGGCGTTGCAGCATTTGGCAAAAGACCGGGGCTGGACCTTGTCATGA
- a CDS encoding DUF4412 domain-containing protein: protein MQSRLYSFPFIHLLALLAILSSPWTFADEEGILIETLNRQSGLTGEAPSEEASQTLVAYGKMKIASTDPQGTDMIIDPSSGDLTFLNHATKEYYRLNARAILAGISQPGVEQMRALLEQTRITVEPTDETRQINGFHCRKYRVSKTGLMDIEQEVWATEEIQLDLDRYNDLMRLSGPEGLLGDSEAARAQRAEMQKIKGYPILTISKVQMMGTEMETQTEVRAIRKESMSKALFEIPADYKERSMGDEGEDMVPSGAKQ, encoded by the coding sequence ATGCAATCCCGCCTTTACTCGTTCCCCTTCATCCATTTGCTCGCACTGTTGGCCATCCTCTCCTCACCCTGGACCTTCGCCGATGAGGAGGGCATCCTGATCGAGACCCTCAATCGCCAGTCGGGTCTTACTGGCGAGGCGCCAAGCGAGGAGGCCAGTCAGACCCTGGTTGCCTATGGCAAGATGAAGATCGCGAGCACCGATCCCCAAGGGACCGACATGATCATCGACCCATCCAGCGGCGACCTGACCTTTTTGAACCATGCGACCAAGGAGTATTACCGGCTCAACGCCAGGGCGATACTTGCCGGCATCTCCCAACCTGGGGTGGAACAGATGCGCGCCCTGCTCGAACAGACGCGCATTACGGTCGAACCGACCGATGAAACCCGTCAGATCAATGGCTTTCATTGCCGCAAATATCGGGTCTCCAAGACAGGTCTAATGGATATCGAACAAGAGGTCTGGGCGACAGAGGAGATCCAGCTCGACCTGGATCGTTACAACGACCTGATGCGACTCTCCGGACCCGAGGGGCTGCTCGGGGATTCCGAGGCTGCACGCGCCCAACGCGCCGAGATGCAGAAGATCAAGGGCTATCCGATCCTGACCATCTCCAAGGTCCAGATGATGGGCACCGAGATGGAGACCCAGACCGAGGTCCGCGCCATTCGCAAAGAATCCATGTCCAAAGCCCTGTTTGAGATCCCTGCTGATTATAAGGAAAGGTCGATGGGTGATGAGGGCGAAGATATGGTTCCCTCCGGCGCAAAACAGTAG
- a CDS encoding chemotaxis protein CheB: protein MEIQHLPVPAEAAPAPSKPFDGYVVCIGASAGGLDALEKFFKACPIDLGVAFVVVQHLSPDHKSMMSNLLARHTAMPVTMVEDDMPMEADHVYLIPPGAIMHVTKGHLHLTPKNPRGLTLPIDIFFSSLADIYGRKAVGIILSGTGTDGTRGAVAINAAGGFLMAQEPESAKFDGMPRSVIATGLVDAILPAEELPARLVAHIRNLPYQAPESEPPRFVPRANMTNEEVLAALLHLLHQVGGIDFSDYKPTTVMRRIERRMQVRHTPELYQYYDLLEHDRNEIITLRREMLISVTSFFRDTETFNVLAETVINPMVAERPQNEQIRVWIAGVATGEEAYSIGMLFIEAFERERRWPNLKIFATDVDQQCIETASIGQYPESAAAELSPERLERFFIKQGDRFVVKNELRQCIIFARHNLLADPPFTKMDLVVCRNTLIYFKSTAQEHALRSLQYALREGGVLLLGSSESLSASTEGLQTISAKHKIFRRVGPMSLPLLDRKSAALLTPPTLGKPPLLNKLRRGSRESSIAEQGASKLMALYAPPAIVVNPQHEAIYLFGDVNPYLQAREGTASLEISRLLPEKLTPVAAALLYKSARDRCSIVSDVLDVTLKTGERRTIRLWAHPLNADEEERLTLLCFEHLPSQPSQGALESLDVDAETMARIAVLERELAATRESLQATIEELETSNEELQATNEELMASNEELQSSNEELQSVNEEMSTVNAEFQEKMMVLNRLNADLDSMARAVGVATIFLDADLHITRFSPDATQIFKLRDSDTGRHLGDISHVLNYPELLDDLRRTLMTQRTVETEVTTVDEKRVYLARILPYSIPSTTLNGVVATFVEVTAFHDVRRLQSILDALPEHIAVLDHMGVVSMVNAAWRRFARANGDKDPRRCTPGMNYLEVYQSRSLQEDPYAKDAYQGVLGVLEGTLPIFSMEYPYRTADAEYWFVMNVVPVMTQDIGAVVSHINISSWYRGTS, encoded by the coding sequence ATGGAAATACAGCACTTACCTGTCCCTGCCGAAGCCGCGCCCGCCCCATCCAAGCCGTTCGATGGCTATGTCGTCTGCATCGGTGCCTCGGCCGGCGGGCTCGATGCGCTCGAAAAGTTTTTCAAGGCCTGTCCCATCGATCTGGGTGTGGCCTTCGTGGTGGTCCAGCACCTGTCGCCTGACCACAAGAGCATGATGAGCAACCTGCTGGCACGTCATACCGCTATGCCGGTGACCATGGTCGAGGATGACATGCCGATGGAGGCCGATCATGTTTATCTGATCCCCCCCGGTGCCATCATGCATGTCACAAAGGGGCATCTCCATCTGACGCCCAAGAACCCGCGCGGCTTGACCTTGCCGATCGATATCTTTTTCTCCTCGCTTGCGGATATCTATGGACGCAAGGCGGTGGGGATCATCCTTTCGGGCACGGGCACCGACGGCACGCGCGGTGCGGTGGCGATCAATGCCGCTGGCGGGTTTTTGATGGCCCAAGAGCCAGAATCGGCCAAGTTCGACGGCATGCCACGCAGCGTCATCGCCACCGGCCTCGTCGATGCCATTCTGCCCGCCGAGGAGCTGCCAGCGCGCCTGGTCGCCCATATCCGCAATCTGCCTTATCAGGCGCCGGAGAGCGAGCCGCCGCGCTTCGTCCCGCGCGCCAATATGACCAACGAGGAGGTGCTGGCGGCGCTGTTGCATCTCCTGCATCAGGTCGGGGGGATCGATTTCTCGGACTACAAGCCGACCACCGTCATGCGCCGGATCGAACGGCGCATGCAGGTGCGCCACACCCCTGAGCTCTATCAGTATTACGACCTGCTCGAACACGACCGCAATGAGATCATCACTTTGCGGCGCGAGATGCTGATCTCGGTCACGAGCTTTTTTCGCGATACCGAAACCTTCAATGTCCTGGCCGAGACGGTGATCAATCCGATGGTCGCCGAGCGTCCGCAAAACGAGCAGATCCGGGTCTGGATCGCAGGGGTGGCTACGGGTGAAGAGGCCTACAGCATCGGCATGCTGTTCATCGAGGCCTTCGAGCGCGAGCGCCGCTGGCCGAATCTCAAGATCTTCGCCACCGACGTCGATCAGCAGTGCATCGAGACCGCCAGCATCGGCCAGTATCCGGAATCGGCGGCGGCTGAGCTTTCCCCAGAACGCCTGGAGCGATTCTTTATCAAACAAGGCGACCGCTTTGTGGTGAAAAACGAGCTGCGTCAGTGCATCATCTTTGCGCGGCACAACCTGCTAGCGGATCCCCCCTTCACCAAGATGGACCTAGTGGTTTGCCGCAACACCCTGATCTATTTCAAATCCACGGCCCAGGAGCATGCCCTGCGTTCCTTGCAATACGCCCTGCGCGAGGGAGGGGTGTTGCTTTTGGGCTCTAGCGAGTCGCTCTCGGCCTCGACCGAGGGGCTGCAGACCATCAGCGCCAAGCACAAGATCTTTCGGCGCGTCGGTCCCATGTCCTTGCCTCTGCTCGATCGCAAGAGTGCGGCCCTGCTCACGCCGCCGACCCTCGGCAAGCCGCCGCTGCTCAATAAACTGCGCCGTGGCTCGCGCGAATCCTCGATTGCCGAGCAGGGTGCCTCCAAGCTCATGGCCCTGTATGCACCACCGGCGATTGTGGTCAACCCGCAGCATGAGGCCATTTATCTGTTTGGCGATGTCAATCCCTATCTCCAGGCCCGCGAGGGGACAGCAAGCCTCGAGATCAGCCGGCTGTTACCCGAGAAGCTCACGCCGGTGGCCGCGGCCCTGCTGTATAAATCGGCGCGCGACCGCTGTTCGATCGTGTCCGATGTCCTGGATGTCACGCTCAAGACCGGCGAGCGACGCACCATCCGCCTGTGGGCCCATCCGCTCAATGCCGACGAGGAAGAACGCCTGACGCTGTTGTGCTTTGAACATCTGCCGAGCCAGCCGAGCCAGGGTGCGCTCGAATCTTTAGATGTCGATGCCGAGACCATGGCGCGGATCGCTGTCCTGGAGCGCGAGCTGGCCGCCACCCGCGAGAGCCTCCAGGCGACCATCGAGGAGCTGGAGACCTCCAACGAGGAGCTTCAGGCCACCAACGAGGAACTGATGGCCTCGAACGAAGAGCTGCAAAGCTCCAACGAGGAGCTGCAATCGGTCAACGAGGAGATGAGTACGGTCAACGCCGAGTTCCAGGAGAAGATGATGGTGCTCAACCGCCTCAATGCCGACCTCGACAGCATGGCGCGGGCTGTGGGGGTGGCGACCATCTTCTTGGATGCCGATCTACACATCACCCGTTTCAGCCCGGATGCGACCCAGATCTTCAAGCTGCGCGATTCGGACACGGGGCGGCATCTGGGCGACATCTCGCATGTCTTGAACTATCCGGAACTGCTCGACGACCTGCGCCGCACCCTCATGACCCAGCGCACGGTCGAGACCGAGGTGACAACAGTCGATGAAAAGCGGGTCTATCTGGCGCGCATCCTGCCTTATTCCATCCCCTCGACCACCCTCAATGGGGTGGTGGCGACCTTTGTCGAGGTTACCGCCTTTCATGATGTGCGCCGCCTACAATCTATACTCGATGCCCTACCCGAACATATCGCCGTGCTCGACCACATGGGGGTAGTGAGCATGGTCAACGCCGCTTGGCGGCGTTTCGCCCGCGCCAATGGCGACAAGGACCCCCGCCGCTGTACCCCCGGGATGAATTATCTGGAGGTCTATCAGTCTAGATCGCTTCAGGAGGATCCTTATGCCAAGGATGCCTATCAAGGGGTTTTGGGCGTGCTTGAGGGGACCCTGCCGATCTTTTCGATGGAATATCCCTATCGCACCGCCGATGCCGAGTATTGGTTCGTTATGAATGTGGTGCCGGTGATGACCCAGGACATCGGCGCCGTGGTGAGTCACATCAATATCAGCAGCTGGTATCGGGGCACATCATGA
- the trkA gene encoding Trk system potassium transporter TrkA: MKIIILGAGQVGSSVAANLVSEANDITVVDQDADLLRDLQDRFDLRTVQGHGAHPDILLRAGAEDADMIIAVTNSDETNMVACQVAHTLFHTPTKIARVRAQSFLDQPKLFSNEALPIDVAISPEGLVTDYILRLIENPGTLQVLDFAGGRIRLVAVRALEGGPLVGQKLRTLHEHMPGVKARVAAIYRHDHAIQPEGETRIEVGDEVFFLAAPDHIRAVMSELRRLDSSYRRIIIAGGGNIGARLAKALESNFRVKVIEQDLRRCKQIAEEFEHTIVLHGDAADKDLLLEENIENTDVFCAVTNDDEDNIISAMLAKRLGAHKVMALINRPAYVDLVQSGTIDVAISPQQVTIGSLLKHVRRGDVVMVHSLRRGAAEAIEAIAHGDPSSSKVVGRRIADLKLPKGAIVGALVRGNEVLIAHNDTVIESEDHVILFLQDKRRIHEVERLFQVGVTFL; the protein is encoded by the coding sequence ATGAAGATCATCATCCTGGGAGCTGGACAGGTCGGTTCATCGGTGGCGGCCAATCTGGTTAGCGAGGCCAACGACATCACCGTCGTGGATCAAGATGCCGACCTGTTGCGCGATCTCCAGGATCGATTCGATCTGCGCACGGTGCAAGGACATGGGGCCCATCCCGACATCCTGCTGCGGGCCGGCGCCGAGGATGCGGATATGATCATCGCGGTCACCAATAGCGACGAGACCAATATGGTTGCCTGCCAGGTGGCCCATACCCTGTTTCATACCCCAACCAAGATCGCCCGCGTCCGCGCCCAAAGCTTTCTCGATCAGCCCAAGCTGTTCAGCAACGAGGCCTTGCCGATCGATGTGGCGATCAGCCCCGAGGGCCTGGTCACCGACTACATCCTGCGCCTCATCGAAAATCCGGGCACACTCCAGGTCCTGGATTTCGCCGGCGGACGCATTCGCCTGGTCGCGGTTCGAGCACTGGAAGGTGGACCCTTGGTCGGTCAGAAGCTACGCACTCTGCACGAGCACATGCCGGGGGTCAAGGCGCGGGTAGCGGCCATCTATCGCCATGACCACGCCATCCAGCCCGAAGGTGAGACGCGGATCGAGGTCGGGGACGAGGTCTTCTTCCTAGCCGCACCTGACCACATTCGTGCGGTGATGAGCGAGCTGCGCCGGCTCGATTCCTCATACCGGCGGATCATCATCGCTGGTGGCGGTAACATCGGCGCCCGGCTGGCCAAGGCGTTAGAGTCCAATTTCCGGGTCAAGGTCATCGAGCAGGATCTCAGGCGCTGCAAACAGATCGCCGAGGAGTTCGAGCACACCATCGTCTTGCACGGCGACGCTGCCGATAAGGATCTACTGCTTGAGGAAAATATCGAAAATACCGATGTCTTTTGCGCAGTGACCAACGACGATGAGGACAACATCATCTCGGCGATGCTGGCCAAACGCCTAGGGGCGCACAAGGTGATGGCGCTCATCAATCGCCCTGCCTATGTGGACCTGGTCCAATCGGGGACAATCGACGTCGCCATCTCGCCGCAGCAGGTCACCATCGGTAGCCTATTGAAACATGTCCGGCGCGGCGATGTGGTCATGGTGCATTCATTGCGCCGCGGCGCCGCCGAGGCCATCGAGGCCATCGCCCACGGCGACCCCAGCTCGAGCAAGGTCGTCGGACGGCGCATCGCCGACCTCAAACTACCCAAAGGGGCGATCGTCGGCGCCCTGGTGCGCGGCAATGAGGTCTTGATCGCCCACAATGATACCGTCATCGAATCCGAAGACCATGTCATCCTGTTTCTCCAGGACAAGCGCCGTATCCATGAGGTCGAACGCCTATTTCAGGTGGGAGTGACCTTTTTGTAG